AGTGAAAGTGATAAGTTAATGAAGATGAGAATGAATTTTTggagaagaaggaagaaagaaaagaaaaaaataataaggagaaaaagttaaaataacaagaaaaataaaaatctttattttatagtaaaattaatgtaaaaataaaattatattagttttttttaatttgttcacGCTCTTTAAGAGTGTGCATACACTCTCCATGCCAGGTggataaaaaatgatgtaataatatcagGTCAGGATTGTTTATGTAACGACCGTTTTTTGTCGTTTTGAGCACTAGAATTTTTTATgtcaaacaaaaaatactcttCGGTAGATTctaatgggtgttttggactattcataattataattataaaattagtggggtagttttaataatttatttaattagtggttacagaaaataatattaaaattaatagtggaccacttttactatttttataataagtCTTATATAATAACTAAGGagtaaatattttgtaaaaagaaataaataaggGTTTAGGCAGAAACCAAATCTACAGACTGCAGCTTCGAAGGAGGACAACAATTTCAGGTAAAGAATTAATCTtcgtatatttaatatttatgaacATAGACTGTAggattaataatttaataatggcAATGATAATTAGCCGTATAGGAAAAGTTTAAAGGGaacaaaatacattattatattatattataaagttaaAAGGGTGCATATGTATATTACTTAATTTTAGATGAATGGTGAAAGAAAATTTAGGCCTAAATATTAATGTTGTAAGGATTGGAATATGCAAGAGTAGGCATATATGGGTGGACATTTTCGCTGCCACTGGTTTCACAACTAGTGGCTTCCAGTTTTATAGTTTTGTTAACATGTTATTCAATAAGTTTTGGTATATTGAGataaggtaattaaatattaagtgtAATAAATTCTTTTAATGACATTAAGGTTATGGTATTCAGAGAAATAAAGACTTAACCTTAGCCTTGAATATAAGAAATAAGATACTTGATATATTAATGGACCTCAAGACTAAGAATTTCAATATAGATTTGTGTTTGATGATTTTTGGGTCTAGACTAAATATAGTAACATGGGTGTTTATAGATTCCTtaacttataaataatatatatatatatatatatatgattgattGATTGAAAAGGTTCATAGACAttgaggaaagcaaaggcataggagaggtagcttgcttgatttctgtacttcggtggaggtaggttatggtttatttctatgtgatagaaaaactctaaatagcgattgattaTATATTGAGTGATAGTGTAAAGtatcctatgtacttgattgtgtggtctttggttggcctaaaattatgagattgttgaatttctaatcttgaaccctctcgattaaaatgacgccttgaataaagaaagcttgatgaaataaataatgagataattggatcggagtgtcacgttccaacacggtattataggatcgaagtgtcacgttccgacacaatataTGTGAgcggaatgtcacgttccgacacaataacattaaaggaaaggtGTCTTGAAGTAACtaaatatacttaatctcaagGAACCTGTTTCCAAATGattatggtgtggaggcatacGTCCTCATAGGtttgcttgatgttgtgattgatggtgtacctattatggtgttgttgtcaatggttcatgtgtttgttgcttgccacctgttaagtattgtagttgattttatattattaatcaatatatattggtttctattttgagttggccgatgatacctactcagtacgtgttccttgtactgacccctacttgtattttcttctttgttattttgtggagtgcagcaagtgtaccattGACTTCggctcgccctcagctctatcCAGTCTCTAGCACATCAGAGTTCAATGTGAGCTATTATTTatagctcgtgttggattctctcattcacgtcttgatgtctttgaatttcggacatagaccatctttttttgtatttgggtttttaaatactcttagacttggttatttgaggataaatgtccttgatgtgatgacttccagattatggggataataagtgttaaactttagaaatttatttaattgtttacgttaatatgttttggatcttccgcattatttttgttattcatagttgatCTATTAGtaaatgttggagtttagattggttggtttgatcagctaggaggttaagtgtgggtgccactcatgactcattttgggtcgtgaaaaactttaaatataagtgttaggttcgttggtctcatcacacaaggacaagtctagtagagtcttgaggaacggtatggggacgcctttacttttcttcgagaggctataagaaTTAAGGAAAactctattctttctttctttcgtgctattacttagatccaattggtatctgggtgatacaaattggtatttgaacttctcactctatttcacagatggttagaactagagcaacaactgtgccaacacaaACACCAGCAAGAAAGGGTGCGTCTAAGCCAACGGTTGGGGCCGTAACTCAAGGAGGAGAAGTGACAAGAAGCCGTGATAGAGGTCACAGGAAGACACCCACAAGAGGCAAAGGACAAACATTTGGTCTAGCTAGGAATAGAGCAATGattcctccaccgactgatgaggtagtgagagagggtgaagaaggggaaaatgagcagattcaggataaggaagtaccaccccaacctacacaaaggatgattaatcaggttcttacttaacatagcgggttatctgatcagggccagacacctccattgttttctacaccagcacctcaggttcaaggggtacaacatgcagctgctgtggctccccgcatggaagCATTATTGGAAGTAGGAACTtatcctcgattgactacagggtctataatgattggtgatcagcatgaacttttcattaagttcttaaagttgaaacctccagtcttcaagtgTGCTGAATTtgaagatgcctatgattttctggttgattgtcataagctgctacataagatggacatagtagaacgatttggtgtggagtttgtgacctTTCAGTTTGAGGGGGATCCCGAAATGTGGTGGCGGttgtatgttgagtgtcaaccagcaaaGGCACCACTTATGACTTGGGCATAattttctagcttatttatggaaaagtatataccccggactttgagggataagaGGAGAGatgagagatgagttcttgagtctAGAGAAAGGAAGGATGTTTGTTGCTGCTTATGAGGCCAAGTTTCATGCACTATTAGGTATTCcactcagctttgcttcagtccacaagagcggattggccgctttgtgaaaggattgaggtcagatttgccgATTCCAGCGTGCTGCaacaaaatcttttcaagaagtggttgattatgtgatagaggtagagggggtgAAGGTAGACGACTTTACCACAGCAtcgacatttaagaagtttcataagggaggtgagtttagtggttcttactcctgAGGGCAGAGTTTAGGAGGCTATCCAGCCCTTCATATTCAGTCTTCATTGCAGGCTTTAGTTGGGGGTCCGTCGCAGACCAGTCAACCTTTTTCTAAGTATAGAGGTTATCTCCAGACTTCGTCATTTCACAAAGACCTATACTTGACCCCAGGacttgttatggatgtggagaggctggacatattaggaaatattgtccaaaacagagttacagatcCTCAGTAGTTAGCGGTAGAGGTCATCATTGTAGAGgtcgccattctggaggacgtggtgtcCAAGGTAGTGGCGGTCACCAGTTAagtcggggtggcgggcaagttggaactactgcagcgcagctTGGTAGGGTCAATGGACAGACTGATGATAAGGCCCACTGTTATGCTTaccccgggaggtctgaagcagacacatctgatgttgttatcacatactcttttggtctgtgattgcatgacttctgtaCTGTTTGATTCTAGATCCAcgttttcatatgtatcttcctcattagGTACTGGTCTTGggttatattgtgatttgcttgacatgcctattgtgtctctactcctgtgggtgagtctgtgatagttgagaaggtgtataagTCTTGCCTTATGACTcttatggggagcaatacttatgtagatttgattattctagagatggttgattttgatgtaattctgggtatgacttggctttctccaaattttgcaatcttagattgtaatgctaaaactttgACATTGGCCAATCCtaggacagatccgctagtgtgggagggtgactatatttccactcagttcatattatctcttttcttcgtgctaagaggatggtgagtaagggttgtttagctttcttggaagATCTTTGGGATGTACTTCCAatgtaccttcgattgagtctgttttgatagtccgtgagtttctggatgtgtttcctgcaaaccttcctggtatgccaccggatagggatattgatttttatattcatttggAGCctggtactcgccccatttccattcccCCTTATAGAAGGCTCTAGCTCAATTaggggagttaaaggcccaacttcaggagttgttaggtaaaggttttattagaccgatTGCATCCCCTTGAggtgctcctattttatttgtgaagaagaaagatggatgttttcggatgtgcatagactacaggcagctGAAAAacgtaactattaagaacaagtatcctcttctctaaaattaatttgagatccggttatcattaATTGAGAATACGGGCAACaaatgtgccaaagactgctttttgaaccacgcattatgaattcttagtaatgtcttttgggcatAAGAAtacccctgctgctttcatgagcctgatgaacgagatttttaagccatatctggacctctatgttattgtttttattgattatatgcTGATATACTTAAAGAGCAGggaagaacatgaggagcatttgagaattgtattggacctgttaagggagaaaaggctttatgccaaattctccaaatatgagttttggctatattcagtgtccttcttggggcacgtggtttctaaggatggagtgatggtggatccttctaagattgaaatagtgaagagttgggtaacaCCTACTAATTtttcagaggtaaggagctttgttggtttagttagCTACAATAGtggattcgtcaagggattttcttctattgcttcccagttgacaaatttgactaagcagactattccatttgtatggtcggacgaatgtgaagaaagcttacagaaactcaagaccttgttgactactgcaccaattcttaccttgccagtggaaggtaagatttttattatttattgtgatgcatcttattttGGTTTGGTGCACtgctaatgcaagagaggaatgtaattgcttatgctttgaggcaattgaaagtgcatgaacgtaaccatccgacccatgatttggagttggctgcagttgtatTTTCATTAAGGCAAtagagacattatctatatgggatcaagtgtgaagtttatacagatcatcgtagcttacaatatgtctttactcaaaaatatttaaatttgaggcagaggaggtggatggaactatcgaaagactatgatattactattttgtatcacccagaaAAAGGTAATGTTGTGgaagatgctttaagtagaaaatcagggagcatgggtagtttagcccacttacaagtttctagacgcccattggctagagaggtttagATTCTgtctaatgactttatgaggctggaagtactagagaaaggaggatttttggccagtgtggaggaaaaatcttcttttcttgacaagataaAGGGAAATCAGTTTGCTTATAAGAAGGTGAGCCTAATTTGAGATATGgtattgcaaggagaggctaaagaggcagtaattgatgaagaatgcgtcttgaggattaagggaagagtatgtgtgcCGCATGTAgatgatttgattcatattATTCTTACAAAGGCTTATAGTTcgaggtattctatacatcctggtgcaaccaagatgtatcgtgatctaaggCAACATaattggtggagtagaatgaagcgtaacattgtggattttgttgcccaatgcccgaattttcagcaggtaaagtatgaacattaGAGGCCTGGATGTACACTTCAtaaaatgcccattcctgaatggaagtggtaaagaattgcaatggatttcgtagttggtcttccaaagacattgggtaagtttgattctatttgggtaattgttgaaaGGTTAACTGTGtcttctcacttcattccggttaagatGAAtaacaatgcagagaagttggcCAAACTCTATGTCTCTGAGATTGTTCGAtagcatggagttccactttccatcatatcagatagaggtacgcaagttacttctaagttttggaggacattacatgctgaattaggtactagactGGATcgtagtactgcatttcaccctcagaccgatggtcaatctgagcaaacgattcaagtgttggaggatatgcttcgtgcatgtgtcaTAGAATTttgtggtcattgggataaatttttacccttagtagagtttcgtacaacaatagttatcgtttgagtattgatatggccccatttgaagcattgtatgaaAGGATATGTTgttctcccattggttggtttgatgcatttgaggtgagaccttAGGGTACTAATattctgagggaatcattacaaaaagtgaaatttattcaagaatagcttttagcagctcaggataggcagaaggaatatgccgatcgaaaggttagggacttggattttatggagagtgaacaagtcttgctaaaggtttcacccatgaaaggtgtgatgcggTTTGATAAGCGCGTTAAGCTTAATCCGAGGTATAtttgtccatttgaagttctgaagtgcgtgggggaggtggcctatgaattggcattgcctccagggtTGTCAGGAGTTCACCCAGTATTTCATgagtctatgctgaaaaaataccatggtgatggaaattacattatttgttgggattcagttcaTATTGATGAGAATCTGTCTTATAAGGAGGAGCCTGTTACTATTCTAGGTAGGGAgatccgcaagttgagatcaaaggagattgcatctaccaaggttcagtggaagaatcggccagttgaagagtccacttgggagagtgAGGTTGATATGCAataaagatatccacatctttttacagattcaagtaCTCTATCTCTCCCTCGCCTTTCTTCCTATGATCGTTCGacgacgaacgatgggtaaattggtatctattgtaacgacgaTTTTCGGTCGCTTTGAGCACTagaattttttatgtaaaacaaaaaatactttTCGATAGATTctaatgggtgttttggactattcataattaaaataataaaattagtggggtagttttaattatttatttagttagtggttagagaaaataatattaaaattaatagtggaccacttttactatttttataattagttttatataataactaaggagtaaatattatgtaaaaagaaataaataaggGTTTAGGCAGGAACCAAATCAGCAGACTGCAGCCTCGAAGGAGGACGAAAATTTGAGGTAAAGAATTAATCTTcgtaaattttatatgtatgaacATAGATTGTAggattaataatttaataacagCAATGATCATTAGCCATAGAGGACAAGTTTTAAGGgaacaaaatacataattatattatattctaaaGTTAAAAGGGTGCATATGTATTGTACTTAATGTTAGATGAATGGTGAGAGAAAATTTAGGCCGAAATATTAATGGTGTAAGGATTGGAATATGCAAGTGTAGGCATATATGGGTGGACTTTTCGCTGCCACTGGTTCGCAACCAGTGGCTTCTAGTTTTATAGTTTTGTTAACATGTTATTCAATAAGTTTTGGTATATTGAgctaggtaattaaatattaagtgtACCATATTATTTGAATGACATTAAGGTTATGTTATTCAGAAAAATAAAGACTTAACCTTAGGcttgaatacaaaaaataagatACTTGACATATTAATGGACCTCAAGACTAAGAATTTGAGTATAGATTTGTGTTTGATGATTTTTGGGTCTAGACTAGATATAGTAACATGGGTGTTTATAGACTCATTAacttacaatatatatatatatatatatatatatatatatatatatatatatatatatatatatatatatttgattgtaAAGGTTCATAGGCATTGAGGAAAGCAGGGGCATTGGAGAGGTAGCTAGCTTGatttcggttcttcggtggaggaaGTTTATGGTTtgtttctatgtgatagataaactctaaatagcgattgtgtcacgacccaaaatgagccgcgagtggcacccacacttatcctactatgtgagcgaaccaaccaatctaatcCCCAATATttaaaccataataaacagaatataacgCGGaatacttaaaactcattaatgaaaatcaattaaataacttctaaaaactcaataattattattcccaaaatctggaagtcatcacatcaagaacatctatcctcaagtttctaaatctaagagtattaagaagctaaaataagtaaaaggatgtccatgtccgaacttcaagacatcaagacgtgaaggagagaatccagtccgatcTAGAAatagtagctcaccctgaattctgatatactgaagacttgctagagttgcggttgagttgaagtcgatggcacgtttgctgcactccacaaataacaaagaagaacaTTATAAGTAGGGGTCAGTTCAAGGCACAAGtattgagtaggtatcatcgcccaactcaaaatagaaagcaatatacatcgagtaataatataaaatcaactacaatactcaataggtggcaacaacaagtacaagaactgttgacaacaacaccaagtacatctatgagaactcaagcctccacaccatactcatttgggaaaaaggttctttaagttgagtatattaccagaattgaagattcattctctttattcctcttgtgtcagaacgtgacactccgatcccctaatactacgtgtcggttcatgacacccgatcccctaatactacatatcggttcgtgaaacccgatcccctaatactatgtgtaggttcgtgacacccgatcccctaatactacgtgtcggttcgtgacacccgatcccctaatactacgtgttggttcgtgacacccgatcccctaatactacgtgttggttcgtgacacccgatcaatTAACCTCATTCATTTAGTTCAtcatatcaaggcatcatcattaatatcgtggattaaaggtttttaagattccacagtatcatcattataatccatcaccatttacataatcacaacatgcaacaacacaattaagcatatagaatactttacaataccacccaatacatatcaatcgctatttagagtttactatgaaatagcataaaccataacctacccccaccgaagaatcgtgattaagcaagctacttctcaaagCCTTGGCTTTCCTCTTCACTTCTACCTCTCTCTTTTTCTCCactcttctctctgttctttctatttttccttattcaaactctttttattttaccctaattatcatataattaagtataaaagattataaaagtaacccactatttatttcaaggttatctcctttaaccctcaagtaaataagttattaaacttacccactaatttcatacaatttgtgataaatagtccaaaacgccccttaaaacttttagcagaaatccgacccagtcgaggttacgtcgctcgtgacggcccgtcgtgcctgcgacggtccgtcatgcagggtcatcacagagttcagagagtcaattttagCGAAGATGCTTGTGACAGTCCATcgtgtctacgacggtccgtgctgcacttccgttgcgaagttcagagagttgattccccgtacccaaatttcagactttaagtgttttggcacgagacactcgacggaccgtcgtggctataaCAGTTCGtgctacctgtcgtcgagggcaATGAAGGGAGCCACAAGAGAAATTtcacaagtgtgggacgacggggtccgtcacggtccgtcgtgaccatgacggtccgtcgcgtgcttcgtcgacccagtcagtttttatcacaataattctactgctcgaaacaactaaacaggtcgttacagattgATTATATATTAAGTGGTATTGTAAAttctcctatgtacttgattgtgtggtttgtggttggcctaaaattatgagattgttgaatttctaatcttgaaccctctctattaaaatgacgccttgaataaagaaggcttgatgaaataaataatgagataactggatcgaagtgtcacgttccgacacgatattatgggatcggagtgtcaggtTCCGACACaatatatgggatcggagtgtcatgttccgacacaataaAATTAAGGGAAAGGAGTCTTGAAGTAACtaaatatacttaatctcaagga
The DNA window shown above is from Solanum lycopersicum chromosome 11, SLM_r2.1 and carries:
- the LOC138339275 gene encoding uncharacterized protein — encoded protein: MVLQGEAKEAVIDEECVLRIKGRVCVPHVDDLIHIILTKAYSSRYSIHPGATKMYRDLRQHNWWSRMKRNIVDFVAQCPNFQQTLGKFDSIWVIVERLTVSSHFIPVKMNNNAEKLAKLYVSEIVR